A genomic region of Gopherus evgoodei ecotype Sinaloan lineage unplaced genomic scaffold, rGopEvg1_v1.p scaffold_73_arrow_ctg1, whole genome shotgun sequence contains the following coding sequences:
- the LOC115643854 gene encoding olfactory receptor 1009-like: MGNQTEVTEFIILGLSNDPQMQIFLFLVFLVVYLITLLANMVIMLVIRADPHLHTPMYFFLSHLSFVDICYSSAIVPKMLVRFLAEHKTISVNSCITQIFFIFLLAVTEGCILSAMAYDRYTAICDPLHYMDTMRKGICFQLVSGAWAIGFIDALLNTVFALKLHFGGPNQINHFSCELPSLLRLSCTETLTNQVMLFTSVVILGSSSFLFTLISYIHIISTIPRIRSTEGRRKAFSTCSSHLIVVGLLYLTVFFQYTKPNSVSSMVLDEMFSIQYSILAPMLNPIIYSLKNKDVKTAIGKMLGEYKFFK, from the coding sequence ATGGGAAATCAAACCGAAGTGACTGAATTTATTATCCTGGGACTTTCCAATGacccacagatgcagattttcctcttcctggtgttTTTAGTTGTCTATCTAATCACGCTTTTGGCAAATATGGTGATCATGCTGGTGATAAGGGCTGATCCTCACCTTCACACACCAATGTACTTCTTCCTGTCTcatttatcctttgttgatatCTGCTATTCCTCAGCCATTGTCCCTAAGATGTTGGTGCGTTTCTTAGCAGAGCACAAAACCATTTCTGTCAATAGCTGCATTACACAGATATTCTTCATTTTCCTGCTAGCTGTTACAGAAGGTTGTATTCTCTCAGCAATGGCTTATGACCGCTACActgccatctgtgacccattACATTACATGGATACAATGAGGAAAGGGATCTGTTTTCAGCTGGTGAGTGGTGCATGGGCGATAGGCTTCATAGATGCCCTGcttaacactgtttttgccctcaAGCTGCATTTCGGTGGGCCCAATCAAATCAACcatttcagctgtgagctccCTAGTCTATTACGTCTGTCCTGCACTGAGACCCTCACCAATCAAGTGATGCTTTTTACTTCTGTTGTCATACTTGGATCAAGCTCCTTTCTCTTCACCCTGATCTCCTACATtcatatcatctccaccatcccgAGGATACGCTCTACCGAGGGCAGGCGTAAAGCCTTCTCCACATGCAGCTCCCACCTTATTGTGGTTGGTTTGTTGTACTTGACAGTTTTTTTCCAATACACCAAGCCCAACTCAGTCTCATCTATGGTTCTGGATGAAATGTTCTCCATCCAGTACAGCATCTTGGCtcccatgttaaaccccattatctacagcctgaaaaacaaggaTGTGAAAACAGCTATAGGGAAAATGTTGGGGGAATACAAATTTTTCAAGTAG